Proteins from a single region of Streptomyces sp. TN58:
- a CDS encoding lipopolysaccharide biosynthesis protein gives MIETNRPAAAPVDDEPDLLRDQFRQLLRYRRLIGGGIAVGLLGGVYLGISTADTYVATADVVLRAPTDDPFNPSLAPDKAINVGSERQVALSSSIANEAAKKLGVSAKDFAALRSGLQVTNPPQTMVLRFTYTADSAKEAAKRANAMSEAYLLKRQESLDATRDKMVKGYKEQRDPVAKNLDELSKEIARMPAGAGRDAASSAKTDLQSEVGGYNSKITKLEALDMTPGRVTSAATAPTATDGPGIVMSLALGAAVGLALGLLAAWVRLVFDPAPRSEGDVARALRAPVLGYLPRDRTGGGPLLAAGEADPRLAEEYRSVAFRLAYDSRFADRRRLLVVAPRGSSETAAAVAVNMAASFAETGKDVLLIEADLRTPVLASQLPTDAGGRPRWSQGGAPAPGRHADSEWPDGRQLVVDAGESGTFDLIPGDRARNVPRALTSARATRLISEADAPNSTVVVLAPPVLSYADALALVDRVDGVLVVCDPRAIHRTDLIRIRELISGAGGTVLGAVLHAPLPGEKRGKGKDKGGTAAAGPAAPAKSGKAAPQPQPIPYEVAEPEQHIPGDGTDTVALRTVRMGRR, from the coding sequence GTGATCGAGACGAACCGCCCGGCAGCGGCACCGGTCGACGACGAACCCGACCTTCTCAGGGACCAGTTCCGGCAGCTCCTGCGCTACCGCAGGCTGATCGGCGGGGGCATCGCGGTCGGTCTGCTGGGCGGCGTCTACCTCGGCATATCCACGGCCGACACCTACGTGGCCACCGCCGACGTCGTGCTGCGCGCGCCCACCGACGACCCCTTCAACCCGAGCCTCGCCCCGGACAAGGCGATCAACGTCGGCTCCGAGCGCCAGGTCGCGCTCAGCTCCTCCATCGCCAACGAGGCGGCGAAGAAGCTCGGGGTGTCCGCCAAGGACTTCGCGGCCCTGCGCTCCGGTCTGCAGGTGACCAACCCGCCGCAGACCATGGTGCTGCGCTTCACCTACACCGCGGACTCCGCCAAGGAGGCCGCCAAGCGCGCCAACGCCATGAGCGAGGCCTACCTGCTCAAGCGCCAGGAGTCCCTCGACGCCACCCGCGACAAGATGGTCAAGGGCTACAAGGAGCAGCGCGACCCGGTCGCCAAGAACCTCGACGAGCTGTCCAAGGAGATCGCCCGGATGCCCGCCGGCGCCGGGCGCGACGCGGCCAGCTCCGCCAAGACCGACCTGCAGAGCGAGGTCGGCGGCTACAACAGCAAGATCACCAAGCTGGAAGCGCTCGACATGACCCCGGGCCGGGTCACCAGCGCCGCGACCGCACCCACCGCGACCGACGGCCCCGGCATCGTGATGTCCCTCGCGCTCGGCGCGGCCGTGGGCCTCGCCCTCGGCCTGCTGGCCGCCTGGGTCCGGCTGGTCTTCGACCCGGCGCCGCGCTCCGAGGGCGACGTGGCCCGGGCCCTGCGCGCTCCCGTACTGGGCTACCTGCCGCGCGACCGGACGGGCGGCGGGCCGCTGCTCGCCGCCGGCGAGGCCGACCCCAGGCTCGCCGAGGAGTACCGCTCGGTGGCCTTCCGTCTCGCCTACGACTCCCGCTTCGCCGACCGGCGCCGCCTCCTCGTCGTCGCACCGCGCGGCAGCAGCGAGACCGCGGCCGCGGTGGCCGTGAACATGGCCGCCTCCTTCGCGGAGACCGGCAAGGACGTGCTCCTCATCGAGGCCGACCTGCGCACCCCGGTGCTGGCCAGCCAGCTGCCGACCGACGCCGGCGGCCGGCCCCGCTGGAGCCAGGGCGGCGCGCCCGCGCCCGGCCGGCACGCCGACTCCGAGTGGCCCGACGGACGCCAGCTCGTCGTGGACGCCGGGGAGTCCGGCACCTTCGACCTCATCCCGGGCGACCGGGCGCGCAACGTGCCGCGCGCGCTGACCTCCGCCCGCGCCACCCGGCTGATCTCCGAGGCCGACGCCCCCAACTCCACGGTCGTCGTACTCGCACCGCCCGTGCTGTCCTACGCCGACGCCCTCGCCCTCGTCGACCGCGTCGACGGCGTCCTGGTCGTCTGCGACCCGCGCGCCATCCACCGCACCGACCTCATCCGGATCCGCGAACTCATCAGCGGCGCCGGCGGCACGGTGCTCGGCGCGGTGCTGCACGCACCGCTGCCCGGCGAGAAGCGCGGCAAGGGCAAGGACAAGGGCGGCACGGCCGCCGCCGGCCCGGCGGCCCCCGCGAAGTCGGGGAAGGCCGCGCCGCAGCCCCAGCCGATCCCCTACGAGGTGGCCGAGCCCGAGCAGCACATCCCGGGTGACGGCACGGACACCGTCGCGCTGCGCACCGTACGCATGGGCCGCAGATGA
- a CDS encoding glycosyltransferase family 4 protein — MVSTNYAPEHAGIGPYATQIAEHWADLGHETHVLAGMPHYPAWSLEPEYKGALRRTEQRAGVTVHRRAHTVPPRQTALKRALFEGSILLHGAVAPPRMPRPDAVLAQMPSLAGGVLAARLAARWKVPYVPVVQDLMGAAAAQSGISGGDKAAALAGRAEAYALKRATLVGVIHETFVERVVGMGVDPGRIRLVPNWSHVPKPTKPRGETRRHLGWGPGETVVLHSGNMGLKQGLEVLVGAARLDPGVRFVLMGDGSQRSALADLSADVPNLDIIPPAADGEFPDILAAADVLAVTQHAAVLDMSVPSKLTSYFQTGRPVVASVAAEGGTAQEVERSGAGVLVPPEDPEALLKAVRALAEDPEGADALGAAGPRHVAAHLSREAGLARIDALIDEALGGPRP, encoded by the coding sequence GACGCAGATCGCGGAGCACTGGGCGGATCTCGGCCACGAGACGCACGTCCTCGCCGGCATGCCGCACTACCCGGCGTGGTCGCTCGAACCGGAGTACAAGGGGGCGCTCCGGCGCACGGAACAGCGCGCGGGAGTCACCGTGCACCGGCGCGCGCACACCGTTCCGCCGCGTCAGACCGCCCTGAAGCGGGCCCTGTTTGAAGGATCGATTCTGCTGCACGGCGCCGTGGCGCCGCCGCGGATGCCCAGACCGGACGCGGTGCTCGCCCAGATGCCCAGCCTGGCCGGCGGAGTGCTCGCCGCCCGGCTCGCGGCGCGCTGGAAGGTCCCCTACGTCCCGGTCGTCCAGGACCTCATGGGCGCCGCCGCCGCGCAGAGCGGGATCAGCGGCGGCGACAAGGCGGCCGCGCTCGCCGGCCGCGCCGAGGCGTACGCACTCAAGCGGGCCACCCTCGTCGGCGTCATCCACGAGACCTTCGTGGAGCGGGTCGTCGGCATGGGCGTGGACCCCGGCCGGATCCGCCTCGTCCCCAACTGGTCGCACGTGCCCAAGCCCACCAAGCCGCGCGGCGAGACCCGCCGCCACCTCGGCTGGGGCCCCGGCGAGACCGTCGTCCTGCACTCCGGGAACATGGGCCTCAAGCAGGGCCTCGAAGTCCTCGTGGGCGCCGCACGGCTGGACCCCGGGGTCCGTTTCGTCCTGATGGGCGACGGCAGTCAGCGCTCCGCGCTCGCCGACCTCTCCGCGGACGTGCCGAATCTGGACATCATCCCCCCTGCCGCTGACGGCGAGTTCCCGGATATCCTCGCCGCGGCGGACGTTCTCGCGGTCACACAGCACGCCGCCGTGCTGGACATGAGCGTCCCGTCGAAGCTCACCTCCTACTTCCAGACCGGCCGGCCCGTCGTCGCCTCAGTGGCGGCGGAGGGCGGGACCGCCCAGGAGGTGGAACGCTCGGGCGCAGGGGTGCTCGTACCGCCGGAGGACCCCGAGGCCCTGCTGAAGGCCGTACGGGCCCTGGCGGAGGACCCCGAGGGCGCGGACGCACTGGGAGCGGCCGGGCCCCGCCACGTGGCGGCCCACCTGAGCCGCGAAGCGGGCCTGGCCCGCATCGACGCACTGATAGACGAAGCACTTGGGGGACCCCGGCCGTGA